TCCGAAGCGAGCGCCGACATCGTCCGCCACCGCCTTCATGGACCCGGTCCCGCCGGCGCGCCGTTCCTGGCAGTGCTGCAAGCGGATAACGCCAAATATGAGCAGATGCTCGTCAACACGCTCGGTCCGATCGAGCTGTGGGCGCTGTCGACGACCCCTGGCGATAGAGCGCTGCGCAATCGTCTTTACGACCGCATCGGGTTTCGCGAGGCGCTGCGGCGCCTCGCGAGAATATTTCCGGGCGGTTCGGCGGAAAAGGAGATCGAGGAGCGCAAGGCCAAGCGTATGCGGCGGGGCGAGCTCGACGCGCGCGCAGAGACCGGCGTCATCGACGAATTGGCGGACGAGCTGGCCGATGCGCGCGGAATCGGCGCAAAGCTTCGATATGAAGATAGCGGCTCGACGTTCATCGCAGCGGCGGCTCAATAGCTCTCCGCCGCGTCGAGCGCTACGCGTCAAAGGGCGATGCAACAGAGATTGACAAAAATTTGCCACTCCCCATGGCTTAGTTGGTTGGTCCTTGAGCGAGCAAGAACCGAGCGGTGTTCGAGCTTCAGCGTTTTGCCTTCTAGTTTCGTAGAATGAGGAATCCGAATTTGTCTAGAGCAATTAAACGCTGGGTTCTGCGTGGAGCCGCCGGCACAATCGGAGTGCTTGCAACGTTAGCACTTGTAGGAAGCGTATATCAGCACCGCGCGACAAAGGCCGATTTCAACAAAATGAACGCTCCAGGGCAGCTCATTTCTGTCGGCAAGCAAACCTTTCATATCCACTGCAGCGGCGAAGGCTCCATCGCCGTCATTCTCGAAGGTGGCGCAGGTACGACCACGCAAGCTTGGGCTTGGATACAGCCCGAAATATCAAAACGGACTCGTGTCTGTTCGTACGATCGTGCGGGTTACGGTTGGAGCACCCCATCCGAGCAGCCTATGGACGCCTTGAACACGAGCCGAAAGCTTCACGATTTGCTCAGAGCTGCAAATATTCCTTCTCCATACATTCTCGTGGGTCATTCCATAGGTGGCGCCTATGCACGAATGTTCACTGCAAACTACACCGACGAAGTCGCAGGGTTATTTCTGATCGACGCCACCAGTCCTGCCGTTCTGGATACCTACGCGGAAGTCGGACTGCCGAAGGTCGAAGACTGGACACCTTGGAGCTTGAGGGTATTTCCATATCTCGCCTATGTCGGCGGAATGCGCCTGTTGGTCGCGCTCGGAATTTTCGATCTTGCGAAGGGACTTCCGGCAGATGCTGAGGTGATCGCGAATGCGTTTCTGTCGACCCCTGAGCACATTAGAATGACAATCGCAGAGTACGCCGCCCTGTCGGAGACTCTCAAGCAAATTCGAGCGCTCCAACCGCATCCGTCTCTTCCTGTCGCTATCGTGTCAGCCGCCCGCTTTCCTGGCTTGGATAAAGCAACAGAGGCGGCCTTCGTCGATTGGCATCACAAACAACAGAAAGCGTGGCTCCGAATATCATCGACCTGTTCATTTCGAATAGTCGACGGTTCTGACCATGTTTCTCTCGTGACGAGCGAAGCCTTCGCCCACGAAATTGCAGTCAATATCCTGGAGATGGTCGAGGCGGTAAGCAAGCCTTGATCCCAGCCGAAGCCGCTCGTTCGTCGAATCGGGGAAGGTATCCCCAACCATCCGCATTCCTTTTTTCGTCTTCTCGTTACCTTCCGGAGGCCTATCAGTTGGCGCCGAAAAGTCGATGCTGACTGAGCTATTGAGGGCGTGAAGAGTCCGTTCCGACGTCGGAAGCGGGGATTCGAGCTGGGGCATGACTCGAACGTGAGATCATTTGAAATTCGCGCAACGCACGCGGAAAATCTATGTGGATCGATTTGATGGTCGAGGAGGGTCGCCATGCCCAGCCTGCGCACCCCGCTTCGTCCCAATGGCGTCGTCATGTTCGGCTCGGGGACGCGCGACGTCGCTCGAATCGAACATCGCGGCGCTCTCGATCTCGATAACGCCGAATCGATCGCGATCGCCGACGAGGCCGAACTGCGGCGTCTCATCATAGGCCGGTTCAAGCGGTCGAGACTTCATCGTCATTCGCGCCGACGCCGAATAGCGTGATCGCGCAAAAAATATGGAGCTGATCACATGAGCGCCAACTATCTATGTCGCGGTCTCGTCGTTCTATTGGCAACATGCTCTCTTGGCGGCTGCGCGCATGATGTTCCGACCACGGTCGATGTCTCTGGGATGCCGAATGCGGAGATAGCGCTCCGACGAAGCGTCGACCACGTCGATAGCGAGATGGGCGAGCTCGGTCGCATGCACCCAGCTCCGCGTCAGGGTCCGGCCGTCGTGCCCGCCGAGCTGCAGAAAATCGTCGCCTTCGAATGGGAAGGACCAATCGAGGGGGCGGTGGAAAAGCTCGCCGGCGAGGTCGGATACGAGGTCGTCGTCGACTCCGCCTTCAATGTCCAAACGGTGTCGATCGGCGTCAAATCCGGGCCTCGCCGCGTCTACGAGATTTTCCAGGCCATCGGCCGCGCCGCCGGCGACCGCGCGACCGTGCAGGTCGACGCGCAACATCATCGCATACAGGTGATCTATCATGTCTAAGCCCTTCCATAAGCTCGTCTCGACAATCCTGGCCACGACCCTTCTCGCCTCCGCGGCTTTCGCCGACGGCGCGATCAAGGTCTATCCTGTCCCTCCGGCTCCTTCGCCCGCGGAGATCGACGCGGCGGCGCATGTTCTCGGCAATCCGTTGAACAAGCCGATCACCGGAGCGGCGCAGGAGCCGGCGGTCGTCGGAGGCGAACGGCCGCCGTCGCTCGAGGCGCTGCAGGCGGTGCGCGCCGGGCGCGGCGATCTCGGGCTCGGGCTGGAGCCGGGGCGAGAGGACACGCTTTATTCGGCCGCGCTGAGCTTCGGAGCGCAGGGCGGCCTCGCGGCGCGGTCTTTCGCGATCAATGACATGTTGCGTCGCTATGAGGCGACGCTCGACAAGAGTTATGATTTCAGCTCGGTGGTGCTGCCGCTCGGCGGCGGCCGGACCCTGCTGCGTCCGCCGGTCGTGACCCAGGGACAGCTCGCCTTCGCGCTTGGCGACAATGCGCAGGTCGCCCGCGAGACGGACTGCGTCTATCAGATCACGCGCGAAGCGCAGCTCGCCTCCGCCCCGCCGAATTGGCGCGGCTATCTCGTCCGCAATTGGAAAGCCCCGACGCGGCCGCACGACGCCGTGTTGCCGCGCACCGAGCAAGAGGCCGCCTATTGGAGCAAATGGGTGGCCGAAGGATGGGCGCAGGGAGAGAAGCAGGCGGTGGAGATTTTTCTCTCCGACCTAGGTCGCCTGCAGCGCGACATCGTCGGCATGGCCCGGTTCCGCGTGCTGCTGCGCGCCGGATTGGTCGAGCACCCGAAGGTCGCCTTCCAGAACAGCATCGTGAATGGCGGCCGCGACGAGCTTCGCGCCGGCGATCGGATCGTCCGCATCACCGATCAGCCCGGGCTGCAGGCCGACGCGCGTCGCTGGGCGCCCAAGCGCCACGGGCCGTGTCCGAAGTGACGTCGGACTGATTTCCGTGAGCATTTGAACGACGCAGGAGGACGTTGTGGTCGACAAAACTTGGGACAGTGCGGGACTTTCCTGGGTGGCGGATCCACGAAAGAGCGCGCCGGCCTTGGATTCTCTGCTCACCTGGGCCTATCGCTCGGGAGCCTCGCGCATTTCCTTTCAGACCGCGCACTGTCCTTGGCTGAGGATCTATGGCCGCAATCGCAAGATCGGCGACACGACGCTCGACGAGGCGGAGATCGCGCTTATCGTCAATCATCTCTATGGCGCCGACGGCATGGCGCGGCTGCAGGGCGGCGGCGCGCTCGACACGACCTATGAGATCGCCGTGAGCCGCACCGAACGGCTTCGCTACCGTCTCAATGTCACCTCGACGCGCAGCAGCCGCCGGCTCGGCGTCAATATCGTGCTGCGTCCGATTCCGGGATTGCCGCCGTCGCTGGAAGAGCAGCTGGTCGAGCCGGGGATCATGGAGGAGTTCCGCCCCCGAAACGGCATGGTCATCGTGTCGGGCGGCACGGGCTCGGGAAAGTCCACGCTGATCGCCGGCATGACCATCGCCAAGCTCCTCGACCCGAATGGCCACTATGACATCGTGGAAGGCGCTGCCCCAGTTGAATTTCTGCTCGATCGCGTCAAGAGCCCGAGCTCGACGATCAATCAGAGCGAGATCCCGCGCGACCTGCCGACCTTCGAAGAGTTCATTCGGGGCTGCATGCGCCGCGAGCCGACCGACATCATTGTCGGCGAGTGTCGCGAGACTGCGACGATGAGCGCCGCCATTCAGGCGGCGATCTCCGGGCACACGCTGACGACCACGATCCACGCCAATGACGTCGCGCTGACGATGCAGCGCATCGCGAGCCTCTGCCCCTTGGCCGAGCGCGAGAATTTGATCAGCGCCGTCGCGCAGTCGCTGCGGCTCGTCGTCACTCAGAGGCTGACGCCGTCCCTGGACGGCAAACGCACGGCGCTGCGCGAGTTCCTGGCCTTCGATCGAAAGCTGCGCAATCGCTTTCTCGAGACGGACCCGACGCAATGGCCGGGCCTGACGCGCCGCGCCATCGAAGAGCAGGGACAGTCTTTTGCGCAGGCGATCGATAATGCCTTGCGGGATGGCCGCATCAGCGAGGAGACGGCGGCGCACGAATTGAGGGAGGAAGGCTGATGTGGCGGAACACCGCTCTACCGACGCGGATCTTGTTTCTGGATGGGCGCGCCTGCCTGCCCCTGCTGGTCTTCGTCGTCTATTGGAGCTGGCTCACTTTCTACATAGCGATCGGCGGCATGACCTTTTTCATTGTCGTCAGCTGGGCCGGCCTCACGGTTTCGTCGGTGTTGCGGCTGCTGCGGCGCATGCTGATCGGGCCGATCCGAACCGCCGTTCCGACCTGGAAGCGCAGGAGGTCGGCATGATCCTGGATATAGGGGATGTGGAGGCTGTGCTCGAGAAGCTTCTGCGGAAAGGCGGGCGGCCGGTGCTGTTCGAAGGCGTGACCGTACCTTTCGACAGCGCAGCCGCGGCGGATGGATTGCTGCCCCTGTTCCTGCTGACGGGCGAAGCCTTGTGGCGCGAGGTCAAGGGCGAGGGCTTCGGACTGACGACGCAGCCCGACGAAGGGGCTCTCCTCGGCTATCGCCTCGCCGTGATCGACGCCGGATCATTCACAATGGCGATGTTGGCGACGATGGAGGCGATCTCGCAGGCATGCGGGCCGAACGGGATCGTGGTGGAGAAGCTCGGTGACGTCTGGGCGGCCTCGAACGAACGCTTCGAGACCGATCGGCGAGGTAAGGAACAGCGGCAATGAGACGGTTTTTCTTACTTCTTGCTTTCTCGACCATGGCGAGCAGCGGACCGGCGCGCGCCGCGGACGATCTGGCGAAAGGCGCCTACGTCAAGGAGTGCATCGACGCCGCCTCGAAGACGCATTCGATTCCCGCCGAGATCCTGCTGATCCTTCTGAATGTCGAGAATGGGCGGCTCGGGAAAGTGAGCCAGAACACGAACGACACTGTCGACATCGGGCCGATGCAGGTGAACCAGATTTGGGTGCCGAAGCTGGCTGCACATTGGCGCGCGTCGCCAGAGGCGACTTATCGCGCTCTGCGCGACGAATTCTGCGCCAATGTCGAAGGCGGCGCCTGGATCCTGCGACAGGCGCTCGACGAGGCGGACGGCGATCTCTGGGAGGGGATCGGGCTCTATCATTCACACAATGAACGACACAAGGCCACCTACCGCCGCCTGGTCCTGGCGCAAGGCCGACGTCTGCAACGCGAGGCCGCCGCAGAGACGGGCTCGACAGAGAGAGGCGCGGCCGTCACCCGAGGAGGGAGGTGATGTCCGTGTCGCACGCGTCACAGGGCAATGTGAGCGACGGCGCCGCGTTCTTGATGAGCGTCGCCGTCTTCGTCGTCGGAGCCGGCTTCGGCGGCTGGTATCTCTGGGAGGAGCAGCACGCCGCGATCAGCGCGATCGTCATGCAGGGCCTGCACGGCCAGATGAAGTTCATCCACCTCTTCACCGATCGCTATGACGTCGCCGACGCGCAGCTTCTCGCGACCAATCCCGCGACGGTGAAGTTTCCGCAGCTGCTGCGGCTCGCCCGCGAGATCGGGCGCTTCTTTCTGCTGCCCTCGATCGGCGTCGTTCTGGCCCTCGCCGCGGTGTGCGCGAGCCGCGCCGGGGCGAAGCGCTTTTCCCGGCCGCTCGATCTCGAAGCCTTGATGCGCGAGCAGCTTCGATCCTTTCGGACGCCCGCCGCCTACGTGCGCAGACATTTGGGGCTCGTCGACATCGACCCGGGCAAGCCGCGTCCCGCCGATCGGGCTTTGACCCGCGCCGAATGGATCGAGCGCTGGGCGACGGACGACAAGGGCGCTTTCAATGCGGCAGGAGCGCGGGCGGAGCTGACGCGCCAGCTCGGCTCGGCCATGCGCGACCCGGCAGAGGCGCCGCCGCATGTTCGCTGCCTATGGGCGGCACTCGCCCTGCATCGGGAGCAGCGCCACGATGAGGGGCGGCGCTTTCTGGGCGATCTCTCCTCGGCGCTGAGGGCGACGGGCAAGGAAGGCCGGACCGGCCCCGATCGCGCCCTCGCATTCCCGGTCGCCCTGGTCGAGCGAGCCGATCATTGGCTGGACGACCGAGATTTGCGCTTTCCTTTGGCGGAAACGATATCGGCGCATGGCTTCACCACCACGGCGACGATGAGCGCCCTCCTCGCCGCGCGCAGGGAAGGCGGCGTTCTCCCGCCTGCGGACTTCGGATTCTTGAAGCTCGTCGATCGGCGACTCTGGTACGCGCTGCATTCCCTGGGCTTTCCGGCCGATATGTTCGACCCCCTCCTTCACCCGACGCCGCTCGTCGAAGCGATCGGCGCGCGTGACCATTGGGCCGCGGAGCGGATCGCTGGCGCGCCGTTGCGCGTCGCCTCGATCGATAATGCGCTCGCGGCCATCCGTAAGGTCTGAGGCGCCTTCTCATTCGCGCAGAGCGCCTCGACCATGCGTTTCAGGAAGAACCGAGGGAGGTCATGATGGACGAGGCGATTTCCACTGACGAGAAAAGAATCGTTTTCGAAACGCCGCACATTCACATCGACGTGCATGTGCATCTGGACGGGCCGGTAGGCGTCGCGACCTCGGGGGACCGGCGAGCGCCGATCGCCGCCCCGACGGGCGGAACGAGACGTTCTCTGCTCACGACGCTCGTCGTCGCATTCGGCGTGTCGGCGGTCGCCTTTTTGGG
This genomic stretch from Methylosinus sp. PW1 harbors:
- a CDS encoding alpha/beta hydrolase → MSRAIKRWVLRGAAGTIGVLATLALVGSVYQHRATKADFNKMNAPGQLISVGKQTFHIHCSGEGSIAVILEGGAGTTTQAWAWIQPEISKRTRVCSYDRAGYGWSTPSEQPMDALNTSRKLHDLLRAANIPSPYILVGHSIGGAYARMFTANYTDEVAGLFLIDATSPAVLDTYAEVGLPKVEDWTPWSLRVFPYLAYVGGMRLLVALGIFDLAKGLPADAEVIANAFLSTPEHIRMTIAEYAALSETLKQIRALQPHPSLPVAIVSAARFPGLDKATEAAFVDWHHKQQKAWLRISSTCSFRIVDGSDHVSLVTSEAFAHEIAVNILEMVEAVSKP
- a CDS encoding DotD/TraH family lipoprotein (Members of this family include DotD of type IVB secretion systems and TraH of plasmid conjugative plasmid systems, both lipoproteins.), translated to MPNAEIALRRSVDHVDSEMGELGRMHPAPRQGPAVVPAELQKIVAFEWEGPIEGAVEKLAGEVGYEVVVDSAFNVQTVSIGVKSGPRRVYEIFQAIGRAAGDRATVQVDAQHHRIQVIYHV
- a CDS encoding type IV secretion system DotC family protein, with product MSKPFHKLVSTILATTLLASAAFADGAIKVYPVPPAPSPAEIDAAAHVLGNPLNKPITGAAQEPAVVGGERPPSLEALQAVRAGRGDLGLGLEPGREDTLYSAALSFGAQGGLAARSFAINDMLRRYEATLDKSYDFSSVVLPLGGGRTLLRPPVVTQGQLAFALGDNAQVARETDCVYQITREAQLASAPPNWRGYLVRNWKAPTRPHDAVLPRTEQEAAYWSKWVAEGWAQGEKQAVEIFLSDLGRLQRDIVGMARFRVLLRAGLVEHPKVAFQNSIVNGGRDELRAGDRIVRITDQPGLQADARRWAPKRHGPCPK
- a CDS encoding type IV pilus twitching motility protein PilT; amino-acid sequence: MVDKTWDSAGLSWVADPRKSAPALDSLLTWAYRSGASRISFQTAHCPWLRIYGRNRKIGDTTLDEAEIALIVNHLYGADGMARLQGGGALDTTYEIAVSRTERLRYRLNVTSTRSSRRLGVNIVLRPIPGLPPSLEEQLVEPGIMEEFRPRNGMVIVSGGTGSGKSTLIAGMTIAKLLDPNGHYDIVEGAAPVEFLLDRVKSPSSTINQSEIPRDLPTFEEFIRGCMRREPTDIIVGECRETATMSAAIQAAISGHTLTTTIHANDVALTMQRIASLCPLAERENLISAVAQSLRLVVTQRLTPSLDGKRTALREFLAFDRKLRNRFLETDPTQWPGLTRRAIEEQGQSFAQAIDNALRDGRISEETAAHELREEG
- the icmT gene encoding IcmT/TraK family protein, coding for MWRNTALPTRILFLDGRACLPLLVFVVYWSWLTFYIAIGGMTFFIVVSWAGLTVSSVLRLLRRMLIGPIRTAVPTWKRRRSA
- a CDS encoding lytic transglycosylase domain-containing protein, encoding MRRFFLLLAFSTMASSGPARAADDLAKGAYVKECIDAASKTHSIPAEILLILLNVENGRLGKVSQNTNDTVDIGPMQVNQIWVPKLAAHWRASPEATYRALRDEFCANVEGGAWILRQALDEADGDLWEGIGLYHSHNERHKATYRRLVLAQGRRLQREAAAETGSTERGAAVTRGGR